The genome window GCGGGACTCCTCTCTGTTTTCGTGTGCGCCGGCCTGTTCAGCATCGGAACGTCGCAGGCAGTCGCGCAGAACTCGCTGCTCTTCTCCGAAGACTTCGAAGCGGGTTTGAGTGTCCGCTGGGAGGAGCAGGGATTTCCCAGTATCGCCAGGCACAACGTCTTTTCCCTCGCCTCCGAGCCGGACGGCAATCACTATCTCAAGGTCGAGAGCGACCGGTCCTCTTCCGCCAAAGGCGTGCATCTGACGTTTGCTCCGCGACAATGCCCCCACGTGAGTTGGCGATGGAGGATCTCGAACACGATCGCGGCGGGCGACCTCATGCGCAAAGAAGGCGACGACGCGGCCGCGAAACTCTACGTGGTCTTTCGCGGCCCGTCGTTCTGGAATCCATTGGATAAACGTATTCTGGTGTACCTGTGGGATCACCGGGCGCCGGTCGGAGCCATCTATCCCAACGCCTGGCTGCCGTCTAAAGAGCGAATGGTGATCGTGGAGAGCGGAACCGCAAAGGTGGGCCAGTGGGTGACTGAACAGGTCCATCTGGCGAACGATTTCATGCGGGCATTCCCGGGAAAAGAGCCGGGTGAGGTGGAGGCCGTGGCTTTTCTGGCAGACACGGACAACACGCGATCACGCGTCATCGCCGGCTTTGACGATTTGGCGATCCGTTGCGCCGAACCTGAAACCAATCGAGTTCGCCCATGAACGCGCGCAGACGTGCCTCTACATCGGTTGGTACATGGGCGTATGGACTCTGCGGTTGTTTGTGTGTGGCGATTTTCTCTTCCGGATCGAATCTTGCGGCGGCTCAGGAGGCGAAGACGCTCACACGTCTGCATGATCCCGTGATTGTGAAGACCGGCATCCTCACAGGACTCCCGACCCGCGATACGGCCAGGTACCGGCTCTACAGCGTCCAGGATGGTCACCTCTTGCCCATCCCGTTCCAGTTTGACGAGCGGGACGGCGCGGGCGAGATCGTCTTCAGCGACACCGATGCCAAGGACGAGTTTCAGCTCGACGAGAATGATGAACTGGTCTTTATGGCTAAAGATACCGGAGATCGGCTCGCATCGGAATTGTTGCCGGCCACGAGCGATGCTGCGGTCGAGATTGAGGTGGCCGACCCCGTGAACGGAGAGCGAGGCTGGGCGTACCTCGTCCATTATTCGGCTCACGTTCCTCCGACATCGCCGGTGTCCTATGCCAGATTCGATCCCGCCACGAACCAAGCCCGGACCTCGTTCTACACGATCGACTATTATCCCGGACGCAACTTTTTCACCGGCCTGCGCATCGCGCCCGCCGCAGGCGGGACGGACGAGAATATGCTCGAGCGCATGAAGCTGCGTGTGCACCCCACGTTTTCGTTGCTCCTCTCCACCTGGAGCCCGCTGTTCACCGAAGAAGACTTTTCAGTCCGGATCGACGGGGTCAAGAACGGGCCCGTTCGGGCCATCCGCCGAGTCCGTCAATCACTCAACCTCGGCCGGTACTTCCCCGATATGCCGGGCGGGACCGCCTATACCTATTTCTATGCCAGTTCTTTCACTACTCCCTCGATATTTTCAGCGCCATGGCTAGTCCTGAAGGCACTCCAAGACTTTCAGTTTACCGGCGTGAGCGAATTCCGCGACGGAGCAGGCGGGATGACCTATCGGGATGCCGTGAATCCGCAGCCCCTGGCCTTCTCCGCACAGAAGAACGAAGCCGGTGCCGTCACCGACAAAGATCATGATTGGTATGTCGTCGGCGGGAAACCCGGCACCTATCTGCAGGCCTTCATGATCCCGGAACAATGGAAGGAATGGGGGATTGTCCGGGGAACCGTATTCCGTTCTCAACCGTCGGCAGTTGGGTACAGCCTGCTGAACATGACGAACCTGCGCAAGCCGGGAAACTATCATATGAACATGATCTTCGTGATCTTGACTCGTCCGTACCGGACCGGGGATGAAGTTCCGCCGTTAGCCATGCTTCGACACCCGCTGCACATCAACGCCAAAGCACTTCGGAGTCAGGCGGAAGCGAAGCAACGCACATCGGTGGCTGGATCACCCAAGACCGCAACCTCCCCACCCGGATTTGCCGTGGGACGCGGAAGCGGTGAAGAAGAAGGAGGGATGCCATGATCGGATGGAATCAACCCGCCGGACAGGTTCACCTCGCACAAAGCGGCAGGCGGCGCGAATGGGCGCCGACCCACGCGATCTGCCTCTCGGCCGTCGGCCTGCTGGTGTCGATACTCCTCTCATACAGCCCCGTTCTGGCGGCTGAAACGGGGGCCCCCACTCGCACGATACAAGAGGCCGTCAACCGGGTGATGACGATTCTTGCCGATCCGGACTGGCGGAAGTCCGAGCGGAGCCGGGAGCGGAAACGCTTGGTTGTGGAGGCCATCAGCGGCGTGATCGATTACGACGAGATGGCCATGCGTGCGTTGGGGCAAGAGTGGAAGGCGCGCGCCGACAGAGATCGCAAAGCGTTCTTGGACGCATTCAGGCAATTCATGGAATCGTCCTATGAAGGCCGGTTCAAAGACTATTCGGGCGAAGACGTCCGTTACCTCGGCGAGCAGGTTGCGGGAAACTTTGCCGAAGTCCGCACCAGGCTGGTCTCGCGCAAAGTCGATCTCCCGGTGAATTTTCGTCTCGTGAATAGAGGAGAGGCCTGGCGCGTCTACGACATCAGCGTGGATGGGATCAGTCTGGTGGGAAACTATAGAGCCCAGTTTGCCAGTATCATCCGAGAGGCTTCGTTCCAGGCGCTGCTCGTCAAGCTCACGAGCAAGGCCGGCGATGTTGCGGAGCCATTTGAGGGGCCCCGCCCATCGACCGTCAGTGCGATCGGAGGCGAGCGATGAAAACGAAACGTCCTCCGCGAGTCGCCTTGCACATCGGCAACATTTGGCGTGCCGTGTTGTGGTGTTTTGCCGTCCTCCTCTGCCAGCCTTCTCTCTCCTTGTCGGCCCAGAGTCCACCTCCCGCTCATGAGGCCGGCAGTTCACATCCTTCACTTCCGAGAGGAGGGGCCTCACAACAAGTCGGCCTGACGATCTCGGGTTGGGATGGATCGGTGGAAGGGAAGGCCTACTCGGAATTCAACCACCGCCTGGCCGGAGCTTTTGTCGTGCTCATCGGCCTCAGTGAACTGCACAGCGCGTTGGGCATCACGGCCTGGTCGTGGGTGCGCTTTCTCTTGCCGGGTGCGATGTTGGTAGCCGGGAGCTATCTCGTCGTCTGGAGTGATCACGATGCCTGGCCGATCGGCCCTCAGACCTTCATGAAGACATTCTTCGGCGGCGACACCAGAACGTTGCAACATAAGATCTATGCCCTCCTGCTTCTGGTCGTCGGCACGCTGGAGCTGTTCCGGCGATCCGGGCGGTTGCAGGAGCGTTACTGGGCGCTGCCTCTCCCGACCTTTGCGGTCATCGGAGGGTCGCTGCTCTTTCTCCATAGCCATAGCGACCACCCGTCTGCCCATAAAATCGCCCTCCATCACCTGACGATGGGAGTGACTGCCTTGATGGCCGGAACATGCCTGCTTGTCTCCGAGTATTCGCTCGCCACAGCCGATGCGATTAACAGTGTAGCTCCCTCACATGCTCGTTGGAAAGGCGCATGGGGAATCCTCGTGCTGATCATTGGCATTCAGTTGCTGGTCTATGCTGAATGAGAGGCACGCGATGAGCAGCCCGCGATTCTTCACGGACGCCGGGATCGAAGTTCCTGCGGTCACGGCTGCGCAAATGCGGGAAGTGGACCGCATTACCACTGAAGAGACGGGACCGAATCTCTTTCAGATGATGGAGAACGCCGGACGCAATCTGGCGCTGCTCGCCCTTGCGGTGCTTGGCGAAGTGTGGACTTCTGCGAGAATCGTCGTGCTGGCCGGTAGTGGAGGGAACGGCGGAGGGGGGATCTGCGCCGCCCGCCACCTAGTCAATCGCGGGATCAGCGTCACACTCTGTATCGCAGAGCCTGGCGATCTTGATGAAGTTCCTGCGTTTCAGCGGAAGATCTTCCGCTCGACGAGCGGCAGAGAAATCACACCGACCTCCTTGACTGTCGAACCAGTCGATCTGGTCGTCGATGCCTTGATTGGCTACGGGCTCCGCTCTGCTCCGCGCAGTCCAGTCTCGGAGCTGATCCGGTGGGCGAACGGATCAGGAGCGCCGATTCTGGCGCTCGATATTCCGTCCGGATTGGACGCCACAACCGGTGGCACGCCGGGAGACTGTATCCAGCCCCATTGGACCATGACGCTGGCTCTCCCCAAAACGGGCCTGCTGCCCCAGAGAACAGGACAGCTCTTCCTGGCCGACATCGGCATTCCCGAGCAGACCTATCGTCGCATGGGATTGTCCTATGTCAATCCGTTCACAAAGGGTTTCTGGGTTCCGTTGACCTGCCGGTAACGACCCGCCAGCGCCTGACGCGCGGCTCAACGCTATCTCCAAGCCATTCAACGCTCCCCACCGTCTCCTGCCCCCTTGCCTCTCATCAAACAAAGAGCGCGTTGCCGAATACGATTGTTCGGAGGCTACACGAAGCGTCGTAGCGGCAGCTGGCAGAGGAAAGACCTGCCTGGTCAGATCCACAAGCTAACTCCTTGGAAGATAGACCGTCAGTTGATCCGCATCGTTCTGCTCCGTTCGGCACGGCCTATGCGATTCTCATCATCAGGCGTTCAAGAATCGAGGAGAAACACAGACAAATAATTCGGCAATGGAAGGAGGCGCCGCATGACACTCCACTGGGACACCACACACACGAGAGAACTCATGCTGGTCATTGGAGTGCTCGGCTTCGCCGCTGTGCTCGCGAGTGCGGCCGCGTCGGTAGCTGGAAGCCGGGCACCAGGCAATCCAGTGCTCTGGGCTTCCCCGGTGGAGGCTGCCAGGCAGGGGCACGCGGATGCCGCCGGCGTTGAGGCTCTGCAGATGACGTCCGCGACCTCTCCGAGAGGCGATTATCGCTTCGAGGTACCGGCAACCTGGGCCCATCCCCTGGATCCTAGGGATGCGACACTTGAGGGCTTCTTTGTCGGACCGGTGGACCAGACACGACATACGGTGGTCATGATGATGGTCTCTCGATATCCGAGGGGAGGACAGACTGCATCCATGGAGAATCTGCTCGCGCAGTTGCAGGGTGACAAGGGCGCACACATTCTCGGCACGGAGGCCATCGCAGTCGACCGTCGTCCAGCCCGTCTGGTCAGGATTCACGAGGTCGCGTCTCTGCTCTCGAAGGGGCTTGAGGTGCTGAGCCTGGATCTCAGGGAAAGTATCGTCATGATCGAGAATGGGCCGGATCTCCTTGTGATCGAGTACGCCGCCTCGCCGGATCAGTATGGGGAATACTGGCCGGTCTTCGATCGGTTCATCACGAATTTTCAGTTTGTGCCGACATCGAGATGAGCGGGAGAGACGCTCTCATCCCAACGGGCCCTGTGTGGCTCTGAGGAAAGAAAACAGAGGGGACGGTATGGAACAGGCATCTACTTCTAGCGACCGCATTATCCACGCCGTGGCCGAATCTCCCGGGTGCTTGCTTGAAGAGCTGGTGTCCGCCTGTCCGGGCCTCACGTGGAACCAGATCTTCTTCGAAGTGGATCGTTTGAGCAGAACAGGACAGGTGCAACTCATGCGGACCGGCGCCGGAACGTATGCCGTTCGACTTCCCACCCCTGCGCCGCAGCAGTTCGGCAGCGCTTCGTCGGTTCGACCGCAGAGTCTTGAGGGGAACATCCATCACGACTGCCAGGGGTGAAGAAAGGTCGTCTAGAAGGAAACCGGAAAGTGTCAGCTAGATCACAGACAGTGGAGCCGGTCCATGCTGTACTACAGACGTATTCCTATAGCAGGGCGAAACATCGCTTTTTATCATCAATGGGACAAAGGAGGTGCCGGTATGACGCTCACACGGAACGGGTTGGGGGCCGGGGTGCTTATCGTCACGGGATTGGTGTTGGGGGCAGGAGTGTATCTTGCCGGTGCGGAGATGGAGATGGCGAGCCCCTACATTCCCGAGGATAAAGTGATGATGATGAAGAAAATGATGATGATGATGAAGCCGGACACGCTGGAGGCTTCCGTCGAGCGAGGGAAGAAGCTCTTCAACGACACGAGCCTGGGAATGAACAAGTCGGGCCAGAGCTGCGCCAGCTGCCACAGCGAAGGCGGCACGGTCGGCGGCGCGTCCGAAATGGAATGGAAAGGGATGAAGATGAAAGTCGCCATCCCGACGCTCAAAGGGGCGGCGCCGCATTTCCCCAAGCCGATGGGGCCGATGAAAGCGGTGGTCACGCTGGGCGGCATGAACAACATGTGCGTCATGACCTTCTTGAAAGGCATGCCGCTGGATTTGAACAGCCAGGCGGCCACCGATCTGACCGCCTACATCACGACCTTCAGCGAAGGCCGGAGACTGGAGCCGGGGGCCATGAAGATCGTCCCGCTGCCGGTCCCAGGGGCCATGTAAGGGTGGAGAGATGATCACTGAATCAATGGAATGAACGTTCGAAGAAGGAGAATGACCCGATGAAACGAGCAACGATGGTTTCAGCTACAGCATTCGCGCTATTGGGTGGTCTCTGGGGATGCGAGCAAATGAAAATGATGATGATGGGGGGCGATATGAGCATGATGAGCCCCTATCTCTCCGAGGACAAAGTGATGGCGATGAAGAAGATGATGATGACGATGCCGCCGGATACGCTGGAGGCTTCCGTCGAACGGGGGAAGAAGCTGTATAACGATACGACCTTGGGAATGAACAAGTCGGGCCAGAGCTGCGCCAGCTGCCACAGCGAAGGCGGCACGGTCGGCGGCGCGTCCGAAATGGAATGGAAAGGGATGAAGATGAAAGTCGCCATCCCGACGCTCAAAGGGGCGGCGCCGCATTTCCCCAAGCCGATGGGGCCGATGAAAGCGGTGGTCACGCTGGAAGGCATGAACAACATGTGCATCATGACCTTCTTGAAAGGCATGCCGCTGGATTTGAACAGCCAGGCGGCCACCGATCTGACCGCCTACATCACGACCTTCAGCGAAGGCCGGAGACTGGAGCCGGGGGCCATGAAGATCGTCCCGATGCCGGTGCCTGGGGCCATGTAGTCCCGGCAGCATAGATAGACAGGCCGGTCAATCCACGAGGGAGAATTCAGATGAAGGCATCGGCAAAACAGAACAGCGTCTTGCAAACCTGGCTCACTGCGGCCTGGCTGGCAAGCCTCGTCATTCTGGTGCAGGGATCCCAGGTCTTGGCGGCGGGTGGGACAGCGAGTCCCACGGCGACCGCTCCCGCCGGGCGGGCCGATGTCGGCGCGAAACTCTTCGATCGCAGCGATTGCCGGAATTGTCACAGCGTCAATCATCAAGGCTCGGAGGTCGGACCTGACTTAACTCAGGTCGGCCTCCGGCGCGCTCCCGGCAAACTGCTGGAATTCATCTATGATCCTGAGGATCAGTTTCCAGACACGAAAATGCCGCGATTCCCCTGGAAGAGCAAGCAGGAGGTCGCGGACATTGTTGCCTATCTCCAGACGCTGAAGAAGCCGGTCGATCGGGATGCGATTCGCAAGACCACAACTTCGCCGGTGGAGTTCGGGAAAGCCCTGGTGGCGGCGTTCGATTGCCGCGCTTGCCATATCATCCAGGACGGAGGGCGGCCCCGGTATCCGAACCTGACCCACATCGGCAGCAAGATCTATCCCGAATGGGAACAGGAATGGTTGAAGGATCCGCAAAAGATCAAGCCGGGCACGTTTATGCCGACGTTCGGCTTTACAGAAGACGAAGCCAAGGCCATCGCGACTTATCTGGACAGCTTGAAGTAGAGGCCGGATGAAGCCGGGATGGCGCCGCTTGGCAGGAATGGTGAGCGCACTCATTCTCTTGACCGGAGGGCCTATGTTCGCACGCGCATTGTCCTTCTTCGGTACGGCGCCCCAGAACGTTCGCGTCTCGGACTTTACCCCAGGTCGCGCGCAAGCCGGGACGCTGTCGGCTGGCCAGCGCGGGCTGGCGATCGGAAGCGAAGGGATGGCGGTTGCCGTGTGGTCGGACACACGGGAGGGTAAATCCAACATCTATCTGGTCAAGAGCCGTGACGGCGGCCGCACCTTCGGCTCGAATGTGCGTGTGAACGATGTCCCTGGAACTGCCGGGCTGTTCGGAGCGACTGTGGCGCTGGACCGGCAGGATCGCGCCCACATCGTGTGGTTCGACAATCGGGACGGCGATTACGACATTTACTTTGCGCGCGAGGCGGCGCGTGGCGATGGGTTCACCGCAGCCATCCGTATCAACGACGACAAGGACAACCCGGTTGAGGCGGATGTCTTTGGCGACGACGAGCCAGATGGCTTAGCCGGTCCAGCGTTTCAGACCTTGCCCAGTCTGGCGGTCGATCGGAACGGGGCGATCTACGCCGCATGGCAGGACTATCGCCGCAATCAGGCCGACATCTATTTTGCCAAGAGCATTGATGGCGGGAAGACGTTCACCGAAAATCTCCGCGTGAACGACGATGTGGGCCGCGCCGGCCAGCTCTACCCGAGCCTTGCGGTCGATGCCGGCGGAACGATCTACCTGGCCTGGCACGATTTCAGGAAAGGCAACCAAGACATTTATTTCTCACGAAGCACAGACGGAGGAAAGACGTTCAGCCGGAACGTCCGGGTCAACGACGATCCTGGAACAGACGGGCAGTTCAACCCCAGCCTGGCGGTGGATGATGGCGGCGCGGTGTATGTGGCTTGGCACGATCTGAGAGAGGGCCAAGCCGATATCTATTTTGCGAGGAGTATCGACGGCGGTCAGACCTTCAGCCCTAATCGGAAGCTCAACGACGATCGAGGCGAGACCTATCAGTTTCATCCGAGTCTGGGAGCCGGAGTGACGGGCGCCGTGGCGGTGGCGTGGGAAGATTATCGGAATGGACAGGCCGACATCTATCTCGCGTATAGCGCAGACGGCGGAAACACGTTCCGACCCAATGTTCGAGTCAACAGCGATCGGCGGCCGGCCGATCATTTGCATGCCGGCTTGGCGGTCGGCGCGCACAAGGAATTGATGGTCATCTGGGAGGATCAGCGGGATGACCGGCGGGGCGGCCCAAGTGTCTGCCAGCCGGTCCGTTGTTCAGATGTCTATGCCTCGTCGCTGCCGTACTTGCGGCAGCCGATGGAGTGAGAAGCGCGAGTCATCAGGGGCTTGCCGGAAACTGCACACCACAGAGGAGCATGACGATCATGACGCAGATAGGAAAGATCGCGATAGGGCTCAGCACGCTGTTTGCGCTGACGTTGGGATGCGCAGAGCCGCCTGTGCCGCGCGAATCGATGCCGACAATCGCGCCGCAGACGGCGAAGGCCGTAGTGTCGGCACAAGCGCGTCCTGCTCCAGCCAGCGCGCCGGCCGGCCAGGCCATGACGGGACGCCCAGATGTCGGGAAGGAATTGTTCAAGAAACAGGAATGCGTGAATTGCCACAGCATCCGCGGCCATGGAGGGAGCCAGGGACCGGATCTGGCGCAGGTCGGCCTTCGCCGGTCTGCAGAATGGCTGAACAACTTCATCTACGATCCGTCGGAATTGTTTCCTGAAAGCCCGATGCCCAGACTGGACTGGAAATCCGAGCAGGAGGTGGCGGATGTCGTGGCCTTCTTGCTCACCTTGAAACGCGAGGTTCCAAAAGAGAAGATTCTTCAAGCCAAGGCTTCCGACGTCGAAAAAGGCGAAGCGTTCGTGCGGGCCTACGACTGCCGGGCCTGTCATACGATCGGCGAAGGCGGCGTGGCGGGCTACCCCGACTTAAGTCACGTAGGTCGCAAGATCCGCCCCGAGTGGGAACGCAGCTGGCTCAAGGACACCCAGACAATCAAGCCGGGCACCTTTATGCCGACGTTTGGTTTCAGCGAGCCGGAGCTTGATGCGATCGTGGCTTATCTCCATACGTTGAAATGACAGAGGGAGCGATCTTCTAAGATATTCATACTTCGAGAGGAGGAGAATGATGGCAGGGAATCGTTGGTGGCAGTACGGGTCGATCGGCATGCTGGTGTTGTCTCTGGGTATGGTCGGGTTTGGCACGGAACGGTCAGTGACCGCTGGCCTGCTGGATTCGTTCGGGATGGGGGGGGATGACGCAGCCGTCGTCGAGCATCCTCCGGTTCCGGCCGAGTACAAGGACAAGCATATGCCTGCCGGCGGATGGACCGACTCCAAGGCGATCGAAGAAGGCCGGAAGATCTACATGGGCCTCGTCAACCCAGAGGTCAAATGCGCCAAGTGCCACGGCGATGACGGGAAACCGGTGAAGGCCGGCGCCAGAGACTTCCGGCAATCGAAGCGCATGGACACCTATGAAGACAGTTTTTGGTTCTGGCGGATCTCAGAAGGAGTCCCCAAGACCAAGATGAAACCGTGGAAGGAACTCTTGACCGAAGAACAACGCTGGCAGGTGATGGCTTTCGAGCACGCGTTTTCGCACGGGGGCAAGCCGGAAGCGCACGAGCACGCAAAGCGGTAACCGGATCATGACTCACGCGAGACCATACGGCGCTGCTTCTGTCATCGGACGCCGCAGCCTGCTGGTGCACGCCGTGACCGGCGTCCTCGCGGTCGTGGGTTTGACGAGCGGCTTCCCTGCCTGGGTATTCGGCCAGGCCGCTGTTCCGATTCTGCATCGACCGAAAGATCCGGAGAACCTCACCGAGTTCGAACGGATGCATGTGCCACGGGTGAGGATCGCCGAGGTTATTGAAGACGGGGCCAACGCGCCGGTGATCGTCGAGATGGACCATCCCATGGACCAGGACCACTATATTCGGAATGTCCGCATTCTGGATTATCAGGACCCCTTGATCTGGAAAGGCACCTTTCATTTTACGCCGGACTCGGGAACGGTCTCCCTCTATACGCAGGTCCGGTTGGATGCCGGGAAATCCACGATCTACGCCGTCGCGGAGTGCAACAAGCATGGACGATGGGTCGGCAGCGCGGACGTCGATGTGGCCGTCGGAGGCTGTTAAATGGC of Nitrospira defluvii contains these proteins:
- a CDS encoding DUF3047 domain-containing protein, encoding MRDQNHSAARPQTMVECQHLGSRPAGTGSGLACAGLLSVFVCAGLFSIGTSQAVAQNSLLFSEDFEAGLSVRWEEQGFPSIARHNVFSLASEPDGNHYLKVESDRSSSAKGVHLTFAPRQCPHVSWRWRISNTIAAGDLMRKEGDDAAAKLYVVFRGPSFWNPLDKRILVYLWDHRAPVGAIYPNAWLPSKERMVIVESGTAKVGQWVTEQVHLANDFMRAFPGKEPGEVEAVAFLADTDNTRSRVIAGFDDLAIRCAEPETNRVRP
- a CDS encoding MlaC/ttg2D family ABC transporter substrate-binding protein, with translation MIGWNQPAGQVHLAQSGRRREWAPTHAICLSAVGLLVSILLSYSPVLAAETGAPTRTIQEAVNRVMTILADPDWRKSERSRERKRLVVEAISGVIDYDEMAMRALGQEWKARADRDRKAFLDAFRQFMESSYEGRFKDYSGEDVRYLGEQVAGNFAEVRTRLVSRKVDLPVNFRLVNRGEAWRVYDISVDGISLVGNYRAQFASIIREASFQALLVKLTSKAGDVAEPFEGPRPSTVSAIGGER
- a CDS encoding NAD(P)H-hydrate epimerase, coding for MSSPRFFTDAGIEVPAVTAAQMREVDRITTEETGPNLFQMMENAGRNLALLALAVLGEVWTSARIVVLAGSGGNGGGGICAARHLVNRGISVTLCIAEPGDLDEVPAFQRKIFRSTSGREITPTSLTVEPVDLVVDALIGYGLRSAPRSPVSELIRWANGSGAPILALDIPSGLDATTGGTPGDCIQPHWTMTLALPKTGLLPQRTGQLFLADIGIPEQTYRRMGLSYVNPFTKGFWVPLTCR
- a CDS encoding cytochrome c peroxidase, producing the protein MTLTRNGLGAGVLIVTGLVLGAGVYLAGAEMEMASPYIPEDKVMMMKKMMMMMKPDTLEASVERGKKLFNDTSLGMNKSGQSCASCHSEGGTVGGASEMEWKGMKMKVAIPTLKGAAPHFPKPMGPMKAVVTLGGMNNMCVMTFLKGMPLDLNSQAATDLTAYITTFSEGRRLEPGAMKIVPLPVPGAM
- a CDS encoding cytochrome c peroxidase; translated protein: MKRATMVSATAFALLGGLWGCEQMKMMMMGGDMSMMSPYLSEDKVMAMKKMMMTMPPDTLEASVERGKKLYNDTTLGMNKSGQSCASCHSEGGTVGGASEMEWKGMKMKVAIPTLKGAAPHFPKPMGPMKAVVTLEGMNNMCIMTFLKGMPLDLNSQAATDLTAYITTFSEGRRLEPGAMKIVPMPVPGAM
- a CDS encoding c-type cytochrome — its product is MKASAKQNSVLQTWLTAAWLASLVILVQGSQVLAAGGTASPTATAPAGRADVGAKLFDRSDCRNCHSVNHQGSEVGPDLTQVGLRRAPGKLLEFIYDPEDQFPDTKMPRFPWKSKQEVADIVAYLQTLKKPVDRDAIRKTTTSPVEFGKALVAAFDCRACHIIQDGGRPRYPNLTHIGSKIYPEWEQEWLKDPQKIKPGTFMPTFGFTEDEAKAIATYLDSLK
- a CDS encoding sialidase family protein; translation: MFARALSFFGTAPQNVRVSDFTPGRAQAGTLSAGQRGLAIGSEGMAVAVWSDTREGKSNIYLVKSRDGGRTFGSNVRVNDVPGTAGLFGATVALDRQDRAHIVWFDNRDGDYDIYFAREAARGDGFTAAIRINDDKDNPVEADVFGDDEPDGLAGPAFQTLPSLAVDRNGAIYAAWQDYRRNQADIYFAKSIDGGKTFTENLRVNDDVGRAGQLYPSLAVDAGGTIYLAWHDFRKGNQDIYFSRSTDGGKTFSRNVRVNDDPGTDGQFNPSLAVDDGGAVYVAWHDLREGQADIYFARSIDGGQTFSPNRKLNDDRGETYQFHPSLGAGVTGAVAVAWEDYRNGQADIYLAYSADGGNTFRPNVRVNSDRRPADHLHAGLAVGAHKELMVIWEDQRDDRRGGPSVCQPVRCSDVYASSLPYLRQPME
- a CDS encoding c-type cytochrome, coding for MTQIGKIAIGLSTLFALTLGCAEPPVPRESMPTIAPQTAKAVVSAQARPAPASAPAGQAMTGRPDVGKELFKKQECVNCHSIRGHGGSQGPDLAQVGLRRSAEWLNNFIYDPSELFPESPMPRLDWKSEQEVADVVAFLLTLKREVPKEKILQAKASDVEKGEAFVRAYDCRACHTIGEGGVAGYPDLSHVGRKIRPEWERSWLKDTQTIKPGTFMPTFGFSEPELDAIVAYLHTLK
- a CDS encoding c-type cytochrome: MMAGNRWWQYGSIGMLVLSLGMVGFGTERSVTAGLLDSFGMGGDDAAVVEHPPVPAEYKDKHMPAGGWTDSKAIEEGRKIYMGLVNPEVKCAKCHGDDGKPVKAGARDFRQSKRMDTYEDSFWFWRISEGVPKTKMKPWKELLTEEQRWQVMAFEHAFSHGGKPEAHEHAKR
- a CDS encoding thiosulfate oxidation carrier protein SoxY gives rise to the protein MTHARPYGAASVIGRRSLLVHAVTGVLAVVGLTSGFPAWVFGQAAVPILHRPKDPENLTEFERMHVPRVRIAEVIEDGANAPVIVEMDHPMDQDHYIRNVRILDYQDPLIWKGTFHFTPDSGTVSLYTQVRLDAGKSTIYAVAECNKHGRWVGSADVDVAVGGC